Proteins co-encoded in one Streptomyces roseochromogenus subsp. oscitans DS 12.976 genomic window:
- a CDS encoding 2-oxoacid:acceptor oxidoreductase subunit alpha, with protein sequence KDVRRLDRVIIRFAGDSGDGMQLTGDRFTSETASFGNDLSTLPNFPAEIRAPAGTLPGVSSFQLHFADHDILTPGDAPNVLVAMNPAALKANVGDLPRGAEIIVNTDEFTKRALQKVGYAASPLQDGSLDGYSLHPVPLTTLTVQALKEFDLSRKEAERSKNMFALGLLSWMYHRPTEGTERFLRSKFAKKPEIMAANIAAFRAGWNFGETTEDFAVSFEVAPAAKAFPVGTYRNISGNLALAYGLITASRQADLPLFLGSYPITPASDILHELSRHKNFGVRTFQAEDEIAGIGAALGAAFGGSLAVTTTSGPGVALKSETIGLAVSLELPLLVVDIQRGGPSTGLPTKTEQADLLQAMFGRNGEAPVPIVAPRTPADCFGAALEAARIALAYRTPVMLLSDGYLANGSEPWRIPDLDELPDLRVQFATSANHTLADGSEVFWPYKRDPRTLARPWAIPGTPGLEHRIGGIEKQDGTGNISYDPANHDFMVRTRQAKIDGIEVADLEVDDPDGARTLVLGWGSTYGPITAAVRRLRRAGEPIAQAHLRHLNPFPRNLGEVLRGYDKVVIPEMNLGQLATLIRAKYLVDAHSYNQVNGMPFKAEQLARALKEAIDD encoded by the coding sequence AAGGATGTGCGGCGTCTGGACCGGGTGATCATCCGGTTCGCGGGGGACTCGGGTGACGGTATGCAGCTCACCGGTGACCGGTTCACCTCGGAGACTGCGTCCTTCGGTAACGACCTTTCCACTCTTCCGAACTTCCCCGCTGAGATCCGCGCGCCCGCGGGCACTCTGCCCGGCGTCTCCAGCTTCCAGCTTCATTTCGCCGATCATGACATCCTCACTCCGGGGGATGCGCCGAATGTGCTGGTCGCGATGAACCCGGCCGCGTTGAAGGCGAACGTGGGTGATCTGCCGCGGGGTGCGGAGATCATCGTGAACACGGACGAGTTCACCAAGCGTGCCCTGCAGAAGGTGGGCTATGCCGCTTCCCCGCTTCAGGACGGTTCGCTGGACGGTTACAGCCTGCACCCGGTGCCGTTGACCACGCTGACGGTTCAGGCGCTGAAGGAGTTCGATCTTTCCCGTAAGGAGGCCGAGCGGAGCAAGAACATGTTCGCGCTGGGTCTGCTGTCGTGGATGTACCACCGGCCCACTGAGGGCACGGAGAGGTTCCTGAGGTCGAAGTTCGCGAAGAAGCCTGAGATCATGGCGGCGAACATCGCGGCGTTCCGTGCGGGCTGGAATTTCGGGGAGACGACGGAGGACTTCGCGGTCTCCTTCGAGGTCGCCCCGGCCGCGAAGGCGTTCCCGGTGGGTACCTACCGCAATATTTCCGGCAACCTCGCCCTGGCTTACGGTCTGATCACTGCTTCCCGGCAGGCGGATCTGCCGCTGTTTTTGGGCTCGTACCCGATCACGCCGGCGTCCGACATCCTGCATGAGCTGTCCCGGCACAAGAACTTCGGTGTGCGCACGTTCCAGGCGGAGGACGAGATCGCGGGGATCGGTGCCGCTTTGGGTGCGGCGTTCGGCGGGTCGCTGGCGGTGACGACGACGTCGGGTCCGGGGGTGGCGTTGAAGAGCGAGACGATCGGTCTGGCGGTGTCCCTGGAGCTGCCGCTGCTGGTGGTGGACATCCAGCGGGGAGGGCCGTCGACGGGTCTGCCGACCAAGACCGAGCAGGCGGATCTGCTGCAGGCGATGTTCGGGCGCAACGGTGAGGCGCCGGTGCCGATCGTCGCGCCGCGCACGCCGGCGGACTGTTTCGGGGCGGCGCTGGAGGCGGCGAGGATCGCGCTGGCGTACCGCACACCGGTGATGCTGCTCTCCGACGGGTATCTGGCCAACGGCTCGGAGCCGTGGCGGATCCCGGACCTGGACGAGCTGCCGGACCTGCGGGTGCAGTTCGCCACCAGTGCGAACCACACGCTGGCCGATGGCAGTGAGGTGTTCTGGCCCTACAAGCGGGATCCCAGGACTCTGGCCCGGCCGTGGGCGATCCCGGGCACGCCGGGTCTGGAGCACCGTATCGGCGGTATCGAGAAGCAGGACGGCACGGGCAACATCTCCTACGACCCGGCCAACCACGACTTCATGGTCCGCACCCGGCAGGCCAAGATCGACGGCATCGAGGTCGCGGACCTGGAGGTCGATGACCCGGACGGCGCGCGGACGCTGGTGCTGGGCTGGGGTTCGACGTACGGGCCGATCACGGCGGCGGTACGGCGGCTGCGCCGGGCCGGCGAGCCCATCGCCCAGGCCCATCTGCGCCACCTCAACCCCTTCCCGCGGAATCTGGGCGAGGTGCTGCGGGGGTACGACAAGGTGGTGATCCCGGAGATGAACCTCGGGCAGCTCGCCACCCTGATCCGGGCGAAGTACCTGGTCGACGCCCACTCCTACAACCAGGTCAACGGCATGCCGTTCAAGGCGGAACAGCTCGCCAGGGCTTTGAAGGAGGCCATCGATGACTGA
- a CDS encoding anthranilate synthase component I yields MSSLDITGVPTAAPVDLRWSTASGVEVRLTACHAGSAQAVRARLETALDERRGMLLFRGHDRVLGYVDPPLELSVESTELTVRALNDRGRVLIPALRTVLAGHLLLEPGTNDTLRGRARPTSGVFAEEDRTRNAGVFGAVRAVLRGLSASEDSLLGLYGAFGYDLIFQVDPVERHQERRTGDRDLVLHLPDEIWELDLRQDLAVRHRYDFTFAGADTGGLPRTSPVQPFVPGAPLAARDHAPGEYAQVVAKAMPLFRSGDLFEVVPSQVFRRPCPTPPSDVFRRLRLRNPAPHSLLMNLGEREYLVGASPEMFVRVRHEPGAEGNRSVIESSPISGTIARGQDALEDARRIRELLGSVKEESELTMCTDVDRNDKARVCEPGSVEVVDRRRIEMYSALIHTVDRVRGVLRRDRDALDGFLAHLWAVTVTGAPKLAAVDFIEHAERSPRRWYGGAVGRLGFDGTLDTVLTLRTVHILDGVAAVRAGATLLHDSSPEAEEAETELKARALLEVLDEPAVRPAPVTRVRARGVGAGVRVLMVDHRDSFAHCLADHLRQTAAEVTTFRSGSHLPVLREQRPDLLVLSPGPGRPEDFGMARTLAEAERLGVAVFGVCLGLQGMIEYCGGTLDVLGRPVHGKPSAVRVTDPGSRLLAGLPEQFEVGRYHSLYAPVDSVPAELRVTAATEDGVTMAVEHRERPWAAVQFHPESIMSARGAAGRRIVDNAVSSLTAATLRQTGAARP; encoded by the coding sequence ATGTCTTCTCTCGACATCACGGGCGTGCCCACGGCGGCCCCCGTCGATCTTCGGTGGTCCACCGCTTCCGGGGTGGAGGTGAGACTGACGGCCTGCCATGCCGGCAGCGCCCAGGCCGTGCGCGCCAGGCTGGAGACGGCACTCGACGAGCGACGCGGAATGCTGCTGTTCCGCGGCCATGACCGGGTGCTCGGCTATGTCGACCCGCCACTCGAACTGTCGGTCGAGTCGACCGAGTTGACGGTCCGGGCGCTCAACGACCGGGGCCGGGTGCTGATCCCCGCGCTGCGGACGGTGCTCGCCGGACACCTGCTCCTGGAGCCGGGCACGAACGACACGCTGCGTGGCCGGGCCCGTCCCACGAGCGGCGTCTTCGCCGAGGAGGACCGCACCCGCAACGCGGGGGTGTTCGGCGCAGTCCGCGCCGTACTGCGCGGCCTGTCGGCGTCCGAGGACTCGCTGCTGGGCCTGTACGGCGCCTTCGGATACGACCTGATCTTCCAGGTGGACCCGGTCGAGCGGCACCAGGAACGGCGCACGGGGGACCGCGACCTGGTCCTGCATCTGCCCGACGAAATATGGGAGTTGGACCTGCGGCAGGACCTGGCGGTGCGTCACCGCTACGACTTCACGTTCGCAGGCGCGGACACCGGGGGGCTGCCGCGCACCTCGCCCGTGCAGCCGTTCGTCCCGGGTGCGCCCCTGGCGGCGCGCGACCACGCTCCCGGCGAGTACGCGCAGGTGGTCGCCAAAGCCATGCCGCTGTTCCGGTCGGGCGACCTGTTCGAGGTGGTGCCGAGCCAGGTCTTCCGCCGGCCCTGCCCCACCCCGCCGTCCGACGTCTTCCGCCGGCTGCGGCTGCGCAACCCCGCGCCGCACAGCCTGCTGATGAACCTCGGGGAGCGGGAGTACCTGGTGGGCGCCTCCCCGGAGATGTTCGTGCGGGTGCGGCACGAACCGGGCGCCGAGGGCAATCGCTCGGTGATCGAGTCGTCCCCGATCAGCGGCACCATCGCACGCGGGCAGGACGCGCTGGAGGATGCGCGGCGCATCCGCGAACTGCTCGGCTCGGTGAAGGAGGAGTCGGAGCTGACCATGTGCACCGACGTGGACCGCAACGACAAGGCCCGGGTCTGCGAGCCGGGGTCCGTCGAGGTGGTGGACCGCCGGCGCATCGAGATGTACTCGGCGCTCATCCACACCGTGGACCGCGTCCGCGGTGTGCTGCGGCGCGACAGGGACGCCCTGGACGGCTTCCTCGCGCATCTGTGGGCGGTCACCGTCACCGGCGCGCCGAAGCTCGCGGCGGTGGACTTCATCGAACACGCGGAGCGTTCGCCGCGCCGCTGGTACGGCGGCGCGGTCGGGCGGCTGGGCTTCGACGGCACCCTCGACACGGTGCTGACCCTGCGGACGGTGCACATCCTGGACGGGGTCGCCGCGGTGCGGGCGGGTGCGACGCTGCTCCACGACTCCTCGCCGGAAGCGGAGGAGGCGGAGACCGAGCTGAAGGCGCGGGCCCTGCTGGAGGTCCTGGACGAACCCGCCGTACGGCCCGCGCCCGTGACGCGGGTCCGGGCGCGCGGTGTGGGCGCGGGGGTGCGCGTGCTGATGGTGGACCACCGCGACTCCTTCGCGCACTGCCTCGCCGACCATCTGCGGCAGACCGCCGCGGAGGTCACCACCTTCCGCAGCGGCAGCCATCTGCCCGTGCTGCGCGAACAGCGACCGGATCTGCTGGTGCTCTCCCCCGGCCCCGGGCGTCCCGAGGACTTCGGCATGGCCCGCACGCTGGCCGAGGCCGAGCGGCTGGGTGTCGCGGTGTTCGGAGTGTGCCTGGGCCTGCAGGGAATGATCGAGTACTGCGGCGGCACCCTGGACGTGCTGGGGCGACCGGTGCACGGCAAGCCGTCGGCCGTACGGGTCACCGACCCCGGGTCCCGGCTGCTGGCCGGGCTTCCCGAACAGTTCGAGGTGGGCCGCTATCACTCGCTGTACGCCCCGGTCGACTCGGTGCCCGCGGAGCTGCGGGTGACCGCTGCCACGGAGGACGGGGTGACGATGGCCGTGGAGCACCGTGAACGGCCATGGGCGGCCGTGCAGTTCCATCCGGAGTCCATCATGAGCGCCCGAGGCGCGGCGGGGCGGCGGATCGTGGACAACGCGGTGTCGTCGCTGACCGCCGCGACGCTCCGGCAGACCGGCGCCGCCCGTCCGTGA
- the ispG gene encoding flavodoxin-dependent (E)-4-hydroxy-3-methylbut-2-enyl-diphosphate synthase: protein MTVSLGMPQTPRTLPEPLAPRRPTRQLRVGKVGVGSGSPVSVQSMTTTPTADVNATLQQIAQLTAAGCDIVRVACPSQDDADALPQIARKAQIPVVADIHFQPRYVFAAIEAGCAAVRVNPGNIKKFDDRIKDIARAAKEHGTPIRIGVNAGSLDRRLLAKHGRATPEALVESALWEASLFAEHEFHDLKISVKHNDPLVMVRAYELLAERCDYPLHLGVTEAGPAFQGIVKSAVAFGALLRQGIGDTIRVSLSAPPAEEVKAGTQILQALGLRPRKLDIVSCPSCGRAQVDVYKLAAEVSAGLEGLQAPLRVAVMGCVVNGPGEAREADLGVASGNGKGQIFVRGEVVKTVPESKIVETLIEEALRLAETTTEAGEPEVVTVGT from the coding sequence ATGACGGTCTCCCTCGGCATGCCCCAGACACCCCGGACACTGCCGGAACCCCTCGCCCCACGCCGCCCGACCCGCCAACTCCGGGTCGGCAAGGTCGGCGTGGGCAGCGGCTCACCGGTCTCCGTGCAGTCCATGACGACGACCCCGACGGCCGACGTGAACGCGACCCTCCAGCAGATCGCCCAGCTGACCGCGGCCGGCTGCGACATCGTGCGGGTGGCGTGCCCGTCCCAGGACGACGCCGACGCCCTGCCGCAGATCGCCCGCAAGGCGCAGATCCCCGTCGTCGCCGACATTCACTTCCAGCCCCGCTACGTGTTCGCCGCCATCGAGGCGGGCTGCGCCGCGGTCCGGGTCAACCCCGGCAACATCAAGAAGTTCGACGACCGGATCAAGGACATCGCCCGCGCCGCCAAGGAGCACGGCACCCCCATCCGCATCGGCGTCAACGCCGGTTCCCTCGACCGGCGCCTGCTCGCCAAGCACGGCAGGGCGACACCCGAAGCGCTGGTCGAGTCCGCGCTGTGGGAGGCGAGCCTGTTCGCCGAGCACGAATTCCACGACCTGAAGATCTCCGTCAAGCACAACGACCCGCTGGTCATGGTGCGTGCGTATGAGCTGCTCGCCGAGCGGTGCGACTACCCCCTGCACCTCGGCGTCACCGAGGCCGGCCCGGCCTTCCAGGGCATCGTGAAGTCCGCGGTGGCCTTCGGGGCGTTGCTCCGGCAGGGCATCGGGGACACCATCCGGGTGTCCCTGTCGGCGCCGCCCGCCGAGGAGGTCAAGGCCGGCACCCAGATCCTGCAAGCGCTCGGGCTGCGGCCCCGCAAGCTCGACATCGTCTCCTGCCCCTCCTGCGGCCGCGCCCAGGTCGACGTCTACAAGCTGGCCGCCGAGGTCAGCGCCGGCCTGGAGGGCCTTCAGGCACCGCTGCGCGTCGCCGTCATGGGCTGCGTGGTCAACGGACCGGGGGAGGCCCGGGAGGCCGACCTGGGGGTGGCCTCCGGCAACGGCAAGGGCCAGATCTTCGTCCGCGGCGAGGTCGTCAAGACCGTCCCCGAGTCGAAAATCGTGGAAACCCTCATCGAGGAGGCACTGCGCCTCGCCGAGACCACCACCGAGGCCGGGGAACCGGAGGTGGTCACGGTCGGGACATGA
- a CDS encoding 2-oxoacid:ferredoxin oxidoreductase subunit beta, which produces MTDTAGGLLQLVPKAEAKQSMKDFKSDQEVRWCPGCGDYAILAAVQGFMPELGLARENIVFVSGIGCSSRFPYYMNTYGMHSIHGRAPAIATGLATSRRDLSVWVVTGDGDALSIGGNHLIHALRRNVNLKILLFNNRIYGLTKGQYSPTSELGKITKSTPMGSLDAPFNPVSLAIGAEASFVARTIDSDRKHLTEVLRQAADHPGTALIEIYQNCNIFNDGAFDALKDTQQAQEALIRLEHGQPIRFGTDGARGVVRNRATGDLEAVTVTADNEADILVHDAHATSPTTAFALSRLADPDTLHQTPIGVFRSVERPVYDTAMADQLDTAIEQKGKGDLAALLAGGDTWTVIG; this is translated from the coding sequence ATGACTGACACCGCAGGCGGGCTGCTGCAGCTGGTCCCCAAGGCCGAGGCCAAGCAGTCGATGAAGGACTTCAAGTCGGACCAGGAGGTGCGCTGGTGCCCGGGCTGCGGTGACTACGCGATCCTCGCCGCCGTCCAGGGCTTCATGCCCGAGCTGGGCCTGGCCAGGGAGAACATCGTCTTCGTCTCCGGCATCGGCTGCTCCTCCCGCTTCCCGTACTACATGAACACCTACGGGATGCACTCCATCCACGGCCGCGCCCCGGCCATCGCCACCGGCCTGGCCACCAGCAGGCGGGACCTGAGCGTGTGGGTGGTCACCGGTGACGGCGACGCGCTGTCCATCGGCGGCAACCACCTCATCCACGCCCTGCGCCGCAACGTCAACCTGAAGATCCTGCTGTTCAACAACCGGATCTACGGTCTGACCAAGGGCCAGTACTCGCCGACCTCCGAACTCGGCAAGATCACCAAATCGACCCCGATGGGCTCCCTGGACGCCCCGTTCAACCCGGTCTCGCTGGCGATCGGCGCGGAAGCGTCCTTCGTCGCCCGCACCATCGACTCCGACCGCAAACACCTGACCGAGGTCCTGCGCCAGGCCGCCGACCACCCCGGCACCGCCCTGATCGAGATCTACCAGAACTGCAACATCTTCAACGACGGCGCCTTCGACGCCCTGAAAGACACGCAGCAGGCCCAGGAGGCACTGATCCGCCTGGAACACGGACAGCCGATCCGTTTCGGCACCGACGGCGCCCGCGGTGTCGTGCGCAACCGGGCCACCGGGGACCTGGAGGCCGTCACCGTCACCGCGGACAACGAGGCGGACATCCTGGTCCACGACGCCCACGCCACCTCCCCGACCACCGCCTTCGCACTGTCCCGCCTCGCCGACCCCGACACCCTGCACCAGACCCCGATCGGAGTCTTCCGCTCCGTCGAACGCCCCGTCTACGACACCGCGATGGCCGACCAGCTCGACACCGCCATCGAACAGAAAGGCAAGGGCGACCTCGCCGCACTCCTGGCAGGCGGGGACACCTGGACAGTCATCGGCTG